One Marinobacter sp. es.048 genomic window, TGCCGCCGAGATGCCAGTAGTCACGCCCACGGCAGCCTCAATGGAGAGGGTAAACTTGGTTCCGAAGCCGGAGGCGTTCTGCTGAACCATCAGCGGCAACCCCAGTTGCTCACAGCGATCCCGGGTCATGGGCATGCAGATCAGGCCACGACCAAACCGGGCCATGAAGTTGATGGCTTCGGCCGTGCAATGCTCAGCAGCCATCACGAGATCGCCCTCATTCTCACGATCCTCGTCATCCATCAGTATGACCATCTTGCCCTGACGGATATCTTCAATGATGTCTTCAATGCTGTTCAGTGCCATATGGTTTTGCACCCTTGCGGCGTTCCGGCAAATATCGGCTTGCGGAACATCCTGAGTTTATGGATTACCGGCGGGCAAGGATCAGACGCTGATCCTCACCTACCTGACGTCGGTCCAGCACTTTCCATTGTACTTTATCTGCCATGGTTTCCAGCGGCAGGTGTGCGGTCGGACGTCCCGTGCTGCCGAGAAAAACCGGCGCCTGATAGAGCCAGAGTTCATCGACCAGTTTTTCGTTGATGAAGGTGCCCGCCAGAGTGGGGCCCGCCTCAACCAGCAGCTCATTGATTCCGAGCTCGCCCAGCGAGTCCAGCAGTTCAGCCAGGTCGACCCCGTTATCTTTCCAGGCGACGCCAGTAAGGCTGATGCCCAGCGCCGCGAGATCCTGAGCTGGCGCTGTCGCGAGAGTCGATGACGCACAGAACACCTGCACGTTACCGCCCTGAAGGATTTTCGCCAAAGACGGTGTTCGCGCGTCCCTGTCGGCAATAACCCGCAGCGGCTGCCTCGCCGGCTCCGTCGCGTCGCCGATATCCCCCAGCTCTTCGCGTCGTACCGTCAGTGACGGGTCGTCGGCGAGCACCGTGCCGACACCGGTCAGGATGGCATCACTGATCGCTCTGAGGCGCTGAACATCCCGTCTGGCGTCTGCGCCGGTTATCCACTGGCTCTCACCGGAGGCCATGGCGGTACGGCCATCAAGGCTTGCGGCCATCTTGAGCCGCACCCAGGGCCGGCCAGTGTTCATCCGCTTCATGAACCCCGGATTCAGACGGGCGGCCTCTTCCGCCAGCAAGCCCTCGGTAACCCGCACACCCGCTTCCCTGAGCATATCCAGCCCACGGCCGGACACCGAGGGATTCGGATCCTTGGTCGCGGCATACACGTGAGCGACACCGGCATCGATCAGCGCTCTGGCACAGGGCGGCGTACGGCCAAAATGACTGCAAGGCTCCAGCGTCACGTAGGCTGTCGCGCCCCGGGCATCGGGACCGGCCTGACTCAGGGCACGGGTCTCGGCGTGGGCTTCTCCGGCTCGCTCGTGCCAGCCCTCACCCAGCACCAGATCGCCCCGGGCAATAACACAGCCAACACGGGGATTAGGATGGGTAGAGTACCGACCGCGCCAGGCAAGCTGGACAGCCCGCGCCATCATGGCCCTGTCGCGGTTCTCGATCATGCCTTTCCTTTCGGGGCGTGGTTATCCGCCAGCGCTTTAGCGACATCCACAGCCGCCTCACCGTTGCTGGCCGACAACCTCTCGATCTCTTCCTTGAACTCCTTGATATCCTGAAAGCTGCGATACACGGACGCGAAGCGGACATAGGCGACCTTGTCCAACTGGCGCAATTCGGTCATTACCTCCTCGCCCAGCTGCATGGATTTCACTTCCCGCTCACCGGTCGCCCGCAAACGGTATTTGATCCGGTTCAGGGCCGCATCAATCTGTTCAATACTCACAGGCCGTTTTTCGAGCGCTTTCATCAGCCCCGCGCGCAGCTTTTCCTCATCAAAAGGCTGCCGGGTGCCATCCTGCTTGACTACCCGCGGCATCACCAGTTCTGCAGACTCAAAGGTCGTGAACCGCTCCCGGCAGGACAGGCATTCCCTGCGACGACGCACCTGATCTCCTTCGGCCACCAGCCGGGAGTCAATCACCTT contains:
- the nrdR gene encoding transcriptional regulator NrdR, with protein sequence MHCPFCGEADTKVIDSRLVAEGDQVRRRRECLSCRERFTTFESAELVMPRVVKQDGTRQPFDEEKLRAGLMKALEKRPVSIEQIDAALNRIKYRLRATGEREVKSMQLGEEVMTELRQLDKVAYVRFASVYRSFQDIKEFKEEIERLSASNGEAAVDVAKALADNHAPKGKA
- the ribD gene encoding bifunctional diaminohydroxyphosphoribosylaminopyrimidine deaminase/5-amino-6-(5-phosphoribosylamino)uracil reductase RibD gives rise to the protein MIENRDRAMMARAVQLAWRGRYSTHPNPRVGCVIARGDLVLGEGWHERAGEAHAETRALSQAGPDARGATAYVTLEPCSHFGRTPPCARALIDAGVAHVYAATKDPNPSVSGRGLDMLREAGVRVTEGLLAEEAARLNPGFMKRMNTGRPWVRLKMAASLDGRTAMASGESQWITGADARRDVQRLRAISDAILTGVGTVLADDPSLTVRREELGDIGDATEPARQPLRVIADRDARTPSLAKILQGGNVQVFCASSTLATAPAQDLAALGISLTGVAWKDNGVDLAELLDSLGELGINELLVEAGPTLAGTFINEKLVDELWLYQAPVFLGSTGRPTAHLPLETMADKVQWKVLDRRQVGEDQRLILARR